Proteins from one Aythya fuligula isolate bAytFul2 chromosome 11, bAytFul2.pri, whole genome shotgun sequence genomic window:
- the ANP32A gene encoding acidic leucine-rich nuclear phosphoprotein 32 family member A isoform X1 produces the protein MDMKKRIHLELRNRTPSDVKELVLDNCRSYEGKIEGLTDEFEELEFLSTINVGLTSVANLPKLNKLKKLELSDNRISGGLEVLAEKCPNLTHLNLSGNKIKDLGTIEPLKKLENLKSLDLFNCEVTNLNDYRENVFKLLPQLTYLDGYDRDDKEAPDSDAEGYVEGLDDEEEDEDVLSLVKDRDDKEAPDSDAEGYVEGLDDEEEDEDEEEYDDDAQVVEDEEDEEEEEEGEEEDVSGEEEEDEEGYNDGEVDDDEDEEEPDEERGQKRKREPEDEGDEDD, from the exons ATGGACATGAAGAAAAGGATCCACTTAGAGCTGCGGAACAGGACGCCCTCAGAT gttaAAGAACTCGTTCTTGACAACTGCAGGTCATACGAAGGCAAAATCGAAGGCCTTACAGATGAGTTCGAAGAGCTGGAATTCTTAAGTACAATCAACGTAGGCTTAACCTCAGTTGCAAACTTACCAAAGTTAAACAAACTTAAGAAG CTCGAGCTAAGTGACAACAGAATCTCAGGAGGACTGGAAGTGTTGGCAGAAAAGTGTCCAAACCTCACGCATCTAAATCTAAGtggcaacaaaataaaagatctcGGTACAATAGAACCTCTG aaAAAGTTAGAAAACCTGAAGAGTTTAGACCTTTTCAATTGCGAGGTAACCAACTTGAACGATTATAGAGAAAACGTATTCAAGCTCCTCCCGCAACTCACATACCTCGATGGCTACGACCGGGACGACAAAGAAGCGCCGGACTCTGACGCAGAGGGCTACGTGGAGGGCCTAGACgacgaggaggaggatgaagatg TCTTATCTCTAGTGAAAGATCGGGACGACAAAGAAGCGCCGGACTCTGACGCAGAGGGCTACGTGGAGGGCCTAGACgacgaggaggaggatgaagacg AAGAGGAGTATGATGATGACGCTCAGGTAGTAGAAGACgaagaagatgaggaagaggaggaggaaggagaagaggaggacGTAAGCGGAGAAGAAGAG gaGGATGAAGAAGGCTATAACGATGGTGAGGTAGATGACGACGAAGATGAAGAAGAGCCCG ATGAAGAGCGGGGACAGAAGAGAAAACGAGAACCTGAAGACGAAGGGGATGAAGATGACTAA
- the ANP32A gene encoding acidic leucine-rich nuclear phosphoprotein 32 family member A isoform X2 yields the protein MDMKKRIHLELRNRTPSDVKELVLDNCRSYEGKIEGLTDEFEELEFLSTINVGLTSVANLPKLNKLKKLELSDNRISGGLEVLAEKCPNLTHLNLSGNKIKDLGTIEPLKKLENLKSLDLFNCEVTNLNDYRENVFKLLPQLTYLDGYDRDDKEAPDSDAEGYVEGLDDEEEDEDEEEYDDDAQVVEDEEDEEEEEEGEEEDVSGEEEEDEEGYNDGEVDDDEDEEEPDEERGQKRKREPEDEGDEDD from the exons ATGGACATGAAGAAAAGGATCCACTTAGAGCTGCGGAACAGGACGCCCTCAGAT gttaAAGAACTCGTTCTTGACAACTGCAGGTCATACGAAGGCAAAATCGAAGGCCTTACAGATGAGTTCGAAGAGCTGGAATTCTTAAGTACAATCAACGTAGGCTTAACCTCAGTTGCAAACTTACCAAAGTTAAACAAACTTAAGAAG CTCGAGCTAAGTGACAACAGAATCTCAGGAGGACTGGAAGTGTTGGCAGAAAAGTGTCCAAACCTCACGCATCTAAATCTAAGtggcaacaaaataaaagatctcGGTACAATAGAACCTCTG aaAAAGTTAGAAAACCTGAAGAGTTTAGACCTTTTCAATTGCGAGGTAACCAACTTGAACGATTATAGAGAAAACGTATTCAAGCTCCTCCCGCAACTCACATACCTCGATGGCTACGACCGGGACGACAAAGAAGCGCCGGACTCTGACGCAGAG GGCTACGTGGAGGGCCTAGACgacgaggaggaggatgaagacg AAGAGGAGTATGATGATGACGCTCAGGTAGTAGAAGACgaagaagatgaggaagaggaggaggaaggagaagaggaggacGTAAGCGGAGAAGAAGAG gaGGATGAAGAAGGCTATAACGATGGTGAGGTAGATGACGACGAAGATGAAGAAGAGCCCG ATGAAGAGCGGGGACAGAAGAGAAAACGAGAACCTGAAGACGAAGGGGATGAAGATGACTAA